GTACTGGACACGGTGGTTGTAGTCGGTCCAGCCGGGAGCGAGCTCGGCGTCGCCGACCCGTTCGCCGTTGAGCCGCATCTCGTACAGGCCGCGCGCGCTGACGTACAGCCGCGCCCGCGAGACAGCACCTCCCGTGAAGGCGCGCCGCAGGCGGGGGCAGGGCGCGAGTCCGTGGCTGTCGAGTGCGCGGACCCCCTCGGTGGGCGCGTCCACGACCTCCATCGACCGCGGGTCGTGCGCGATCCAGGCGGCCCGCCAGGCGCTGCGGTCGGTGAACGCGGTCTCGAACCAGGACCGGGCCCCTGTGGGCGCCTCCGCCAGGCCCGACCACACCTGGACCTGCCAGAAGTAGCGGGTACGGGGTGCGATCCTGAGCCCCTCGCAGAGCACTCCGACCGCCTCGGGATCCTCGACGCGGCCGGTGTCCCAGAGGGGGCTGCCACCGTCGTCGAGATCTTCGGGGCGCAGCGCGACCCGGACCCGGTGGGCGACTGGATCGTCGCCGCGGTGCCCGGAGGCGAGCCGCCACGAGAGCAACGGGGCCGGCTCATCGATTCCCAGCGGAGTGGAACGGTGATCGCATCTCAGGGCGTAGGGAGCGAGAACTCCTGCGTCCGCTGCCGAGGGACCGGACACGAGCACGTCCTTCCTTCGCGCCGGAAGTGTGAAATCTAACGTCCAATCTGTGGCGTGGACACTATGAGCCCCTCAAGACGGGTGTCAAGAGTGCTGCAGAGCTGCGCAACCATTCCCGAATCGCGCCAATTCGCCCTGGATTCAGGTTAGTTGTTACTCATGTGAATCCAACATGCGGCAGCGTGAATTGATGTTTCCATTGACGAAGCCACCGGACGCGCCTAGCTTCCGGGAGCCATGACCACACCCGCACGGACACCGGCCGTCGCCCGCAGGCCGAGGATCGGACTGGTCGCCGGCGGACTGGGCGCCTACTGGCCCCAGTTCCCCGCGCTTCTCCCTCAACTGGAGCGCTCCGCGGCCCGCGTGGCGGCGCGGATGCAGGAGTTCGACGCGGAGGTCGTCGACGTCGGATTCATCTCCGACGCGCAGGACGGAGCCGCGGCCGCCGAGAAGCTGCGCGCCGCCGACTGCGATCTCATCGTCGGCTTCCTGACGACGTACATGACCGCCACCATGCTGCTCCCCGTGGCCCAGCGCAGCGGAGCTCCGGTCCTCCTCATCAATCTCCAGCCGACCGAGGCCATGGACCACGACTCCTTCGACACCGGCGACTGGCTCGCCTACTGCGGGGCCTGCCCGCTCCCCGAAATGGCCAACGCCTTCGAACGGGCAGGTGTCGCGTTCCGCTCGGTCTCCGGCCACCTCGACGACGAACGGGCCTGGGAGCGGATCGGCCGCTGGATACGGGCCGCCGGTGTGCGCTCCGTACTGCGCCGGGGCCGTCACGGCCTGATGGGCCACCTCTATCCCGGGATGTACGACGTCTCCACCGATCTCACGATGGTCCCCGGCCGGCTCGGCGGTCATGTCGAGGTCGTCGAATTCGACGACCTCCGGGTCCGCGTCGAACAGATCAAGGACGACGAGGTCGAGGCGAAGCTGGCCGAGACGCGCCGGGTCTTCGACCTCGCGGACTCGGTCGACGCCGACGACCTCAGATGGGCCGCCCGCGTCTCGGCCGGCCTGGACCGCCTGGTCGCCGACTTCGACCTCGACTCGCTCGCCTACTACCACCGGGGCCTGGGCGGAGACATCCTGGAACGCCTCGGGGCCGGCGTCATCCTCGGCGCCTCCCTGCTGACCGCCCGGGGGATCCCGGCCTGCGGCGAGTACGAGCTGCGTACCTCCCTCGCCATGCTGATCGCCGACCGGCTCGGCGCGGGCGGCTCCTTCACCGAGCTCCAGGCGCTGAACTTCCGCGACGGCGTGGTCGAAATGGGCCACGACGGACCCGGCCACCTGGCGATCAGCCGGGGCCGCCCCCTCCTGCGGGGCCTCGGCGTCTATCACGGCAAACGCGGCTGGGGCGTCTCCGTGGAGTTCGACGTCCGGCCCGGACCCGTCACCCTGCTGGGTCTCGGCCAGACCCGCGAGGGTGCGTACAAGCTGGTCGCCTCGGAGGGGACGGTGGTGGAAGGCCCGCTCCTGAAGATCGGCAACACGACGTCACGGGTCGACTTCGGCGCCGACCCCGGCGAGTGGACGGACGCCTGGAGCGCGAGCGGAGTCGGCCACCACTGGGCGCTGTCCACCGGCCGCCTGCTCCCCGACCTGCGCGCCCTGGCCTCCCTCACCGGACTGGACCTGGTGGAGATCACCCTCTGAGAACCCCCAGGTGGAAGCCCTGCAGCGCGAAATCGTGTTTTTGGCACGCCCGATCCCCTGGTATTGTTTTCCATGTCGCCGCGGGGAACACACCGCGAACGACAGACACCTTGTCCGGGTGGCGGAATGGCAGACGCGCTAGCTTGAGGTGCTAGTGCCCTTTATCGGGCGTGGGGGTTCAAGTCCCCCCTCGGACACGTATTGATATCCCCTGGTCGGTGCGCTGACCAGGGGATTTTTCGTGTGGGCGACTCGCGGTCGACTGAGGCGCCCCTCTAGGGGTAAGCGGATCAGGCGGGTGACCTGCGGGTTTGCCTCTAAGTTGCCGTGGGGGTTCAAGTCCCCCAAATGTCAGATTTGCGAGCTTTGCTCCACCTGGTCGGCCCGAAGTCGCTCATGCGCGTCCACCAGGATCTTCAGCTGGACCGGCCCGCTCTCCTCATCGAACGCGCCGCGCAACCGCTTGCCGGCCCCAGATGCCGGTCGGGTTTCCCGGGAAGCTGGGGCTATCTCAAAAAGAGGTAGTAATCTGGTGTCGCAGTGCGAAGGAGGACTCCCCATGCCCGAACGGCAGCACTCGCTGTACGTGGACAACTCCGTATGGAAACGCGCAGGTGAGAAGAGTAAACGGCACGACAGTCGTCCGATTGGCTGGACCGGAGGCCGCCTAGTCGCCGCCTACGGTCATGGCCGGATCACACCCGACCCCGCCGACAACCCAGTCGTCGCCTCCCGTACGGCGAAACTCATCAAGATCGACGATGCAGACTGGGCGGCAGCCGAGCGCCGCGCCATGCAGAGCGGGACCTCGATCTCCGCCGCTTTCGAGGCGCTTCTGGTGGCCTACTCCGACGGTCGCCTCAAGATCGTGACCACCGTTGTACAGGAACCGGCCACGGTCGCTTGACCTCCGCATCTTCGCGAAAGGGATCTCTACTCATGACCACAGCCGCCCACGACGCCGGGGTCGTTCCCCCGATGCCCGAGAGGAACCCCAAGGCACTTCGCGCCGCCATCGCCCAGTACGCGCCGAAACTCCTCGTCGATTTCGACCGGCACTGGCGCCGGGACATCGCCGACGCGTACGACCTGGCGCCGGTGCCCGCCTTCATGGCCCGCTGGTGGAGCGAGTACGCCCTCTCCCGTGATCCGCGGCTCGAGGCCACGGTCCACCGCCTGGAGGACGAGGCCGCAAAGGAACCCGACTACACCCGCGCCAAGGCCCTCATCGAAGAGGCCGGACACATCCGTCGCACGGCAGCACAGGTGAACCCCGGCCAGTGACAAATGAATTCATGGGCCCGCCCTGGCAAGCCGACTGGACCAAGAGTGCCGAGGACAACCACAACGCGCTCCCCAAGCACGCTCAGGAACTCGTGGACGCCGCCCGCGCCGAGCTGGTCACCGCACGAGATCCCTACTTCCGAGGCATCGACACCGACCGGGACCTGCCGGCCGGGATGAGCGTCGAGCCCGTCCAGTCCACCCGTCCCAGCGGCGAGCACGTCCTCTATTTCGATTATGGCCGTGGGTGGTTGCGGTACCACTTCACGCCCCGTGCCACAGACCCACAGCTCGTTCTCGACGAGTGTTTCTGGCAGTAGACCAATGAGCGCCGAGATGGTCGTCGGACATACCGGATCGAGCGCACACGGCCGTAGGCCCGAATGAGGCGCGCCCTCTGATTCCTCCGGGGTGACCGCAGTCCGTGCAACCGGCGCGCAGGGTGCCCCGACATCCGCCGCGCGGTGTTCAACTGCCCGCGCAGACCTGCCTGTACACCGCGAGCCAGCCGTCCGCCGCGTGATCGCCGCGGGTGAAGACTGCCGTCCACGAACCGCCGGGAGCGTCCACCTCCACTGGCCCCTGCGCGCCCTCGGACTGCGAGAACCGTACGGACGTGGCGCGTTCGGCAAGCAGTGACACGTACTGATCGGGCGACAGGACAAATCTGCAGTCAACGCTCCACGGCGATCAGCTCAAAAGCGATGACAGGCTCCTCGCCCCAGCCGGGTTCCCGTTGCGCCGGCAGCGCGCACTCGTTGCTCTCCGCGGCGCGGAGAGCAACGAGCGTGGCGTACTGACGTGTGGCGTTTGTACGGGCCAGCAGCATCCGCTCGTCCCCGTGGCCCTCTACGGTCAGGACGAAATGTGGCTCGGCGCCGATGGATCGCCGCCACGGCTTCGCCGGCAGCGGGAGCACTGCCCGGCGGCCCTTGTCCAGCGCGTCGAGGAAAGCCGGATCGACTGGCATCCGGTATGCGTGCGGTGTGACCGAGGCGCACATACGGCCCACCGCCGTCTGCCACACCTGGTCCTGGTCGACGTACTCGCGACGGTCCCGCACCTCCCGCAGCCGCCGCTCAAGGTCGGCAACATATCCGTCTTCTTCCGCCTGCCGCCGGACCGCTCCATTCTCGTCCTCCCAGCGGAACTGCCGTTGCTCGGCGTCCCGTTCACGCTCCGTCAGATCGCGCCGCAGATCGTCAAGCGCCCGCGACGACGCGAGATCCGTCATCGCGATTCCCCGCTCTCCTCCCTCGATCCGCTCCACCGCCTTGCGCAGCGGCCCCGGGTGGCCCTGCATGGCCGTGTGCCACCAGTGGATCATGGCGCGCTCCAGCTGCGGTCCGTACTCGGCGCCCAGCAGTTCCTTCCATGCCCGGGGGCGCGAGAAATCGTCGAGCGCCGCCATAATGCCGTCGACCGTGCGCGGGACCGGCGGCACCATGTCCGTCAGCCGGTCGAGTTCGTACGGCCGCCACCGTGCGAGGAAGGGGTCACCGGCCGACCGCGGATCGGCCTTCTCCTCCTGGGGCGAGGACTCTTCCGGTTCGCGCGCCCGGCCCAGTACGACAAGTCCGGCGGTCTGTACGCACCAGGCAACCACCCGCCACCGATCCGACTCGTCCCCGTCCTCACCAGCTTCTGCGTCCTCGTGCCGCGCCACCGCGAGCAGTTCCCGCTGCCGGGCGACCAGATCTGTACCGTTGCCGCCCTTGTACCCCGTGGCCTCCGCAGCGAGGAATGCCATCAGCCGCTCCGGATTTCTTTCCGCAGCCGATGGAATCGGCACCTCGGTACGGTCCCGCCGCAGCCGGGGCTCCTGTCCGTCGCGCTCGTAGAAGGCATCCTTCAAGGCGTCTCGCGCCGCGGTGAACCCCGCACCCTCCCCGATCAACCCGTCCGCAGTGGACGTCCATCGGCCATCTTCACCCAGCTCGATTGACACGACGTACTCGCCCATGACCTCGGTGCCCCTGCCTCTCCGGCGGACGGATGAACAGCCAGGGCGCAGCGTAGGCCGCGCCGAAGCCGGTCGGTGCTGCTTCCAACGGGCCTCCCTCTTCCGGGTGTTCTGGGCGGGATGTGCAGCAATGTCAGTGGCGCCCCCTACCGTCGGCGGCAAGGGACATCACCTACGACCGGAGAGCCGAGGAGCAGACACCATGGGCCTGAGCTTTCGCCGCCACGATGACGGCACGACGACCGGCACCAACATGGAGACCGGCTTCACCTTCACCTCGGCCGACCGGGACGAGGTCGAGCGGGTTCTGCGCGAGAACGCGGGCTGGACCTACACTCCGCCGCCTCCGCCCCTGCCGCTCGGGCACCATCGCTTCGCCCTGGAACACGACGCGTTCGGCATGAGCGTGCGGGATGCCGACGGACTGGAGGACCGGTATGCCCGGCTGCGTGCGCGTCCTCCCCACGGCTGCGTACCGGAGGGCTGGGGTGATTCGTTCGCGCTGCTGTGCGAGCGTCCGGGCGACACGCTCCTGGCGGCGGTCACCGACACGGTGGAGGAGATCCGCCGCGAAAACGGGCTGGTCATGACCGGTCTCGGCATCGAGAAGCCGGACGAGTGGATGGGCCGCGACCGGGACGGCCACTGCGGCAAGATCCTTGCCCAGCTCATCCTCCAGGCGGCCCACCGCGCCCGCGCATGCGGTTACCCGGCAGATGATCTGGTGCACCTGCTCCGCACCGCGCTTCGACCCGAATAGTGCTCGTTGACGCGTAGGCTCCCGGTCCAACTCGCCCCTCGGGAACATAGTGAAGTCCCCCAGTCCCCCAGTCCCCCAGTCGCCCTGGTGACTGGGGGACTTCACCAGGGCGACGCTCTTGGTGCAGGTTCTTGACAGGTTCATGGGGCTGCCGCAGGGTGGGAGCGCTCCCATGCTCCAGAGCCCCCACCTTCATGAGCGAGGAGATCCCATGCGCCACCGAAGATTCCGTATCGCGTCCGGTTTAGCCGCAACGCTGCTGATCGCGGCAGGTACGGCAGCCGTGCCGTCCTCTGCCTCGGCCGCGACCGCCGGTTGTGAAGTCGCCTATCTGAATCTGAGCACCTGGCAGTCCACCCCCACTTCGGGCGGCTTCAACACCACACTCGCCATCAAGAATCTCGGCGATCCGACGACTCGGTGGAAGCTGACGTTCACGATGCCGAGCGGTCAGACCGCCACCGGCGGCTGGAACGCGACGTTTGCCGGGGCGACGTCGGTCACGGCCACCGATGCCGGTTGGAACGGCACCATCGCCACGGGCCAGACCAGCAGCAGCGTCGGTCTGCAAGGCGAGTGGACCCGCACCGCCGCGGGCACCTCGCCGCCGAACCCGTTGCCGCAGCCGGCCGACTTCGCGCTCAACGGTGTGCCCTGCACCGGCGCGCCGTCCGAGAACAAGCCGCCCTCGGTCAATCTGACCAGCCCGCAGGACGGCGCCTCGTTCGAGGCCCCGGCCACCATCGGCCTGGCGGCGACTGCAAGCGACGCGGACGGCTCGGTCGGCCGGGTCGAATTCCTGAACGGCAGCACGGTCATCGGCTCGGACACCACCGCTCCGTACGCCTTCGCCTGGACCAACGTCACTCGCGGCAACTACGCGCTGAGCGCGCGCGCCGTCGACGACGACGGCGCGACGACGACCTCCGCCCCTGCCAAGGTGGCCGTCACCGGCCAGGACGCCGGTGGCCCGGCTCCGGCCCTGCACGTCTCGGGCAACCAGCTTCGGACCGCGAGCGGCGCCACGTACCGGCTGCTCGGCGTCAACCGCTCCGGCGGCGAGTACGCCTGCTTCCAGGGCAAGCCGGTGTTCGACGGCCCGGCGGACCAGGCGAGTGTCGACGCGATGAAGGCGTGGAACATCCACGCGGTCCGACTGCCGTTGAACGAGGAGTGCTGGCTGGGTACCGCCGATGTGCCCGCGGACGGCGTCAGCGGCGAGGCGTACCGGCAGGCGGTCAAGGACTACGCGGATCTGCTCGTGGCCAACGGGATCAACCCGATCCTGGATCTGCACTGGACCTACGGACAGTACGGCGGTCCGGGCGCCGGCTGCGCGGACGCCAAGGCGACCTGCCAGAAGCCGATGCCGGACGCACAGTACACACCGGCCTTCTGGACCCAGGTGGCCCAGATGTTCAAGGGCAACGACGCGGTCGTCTTCGACCTGTTCAACGAGCCCTACCCGGACGCCGCGAACAACTGGTCGGATGCCACTGAGGCTTGGACCTGCCTGCGCGACGGCGGCACCTGCACGGGTATTGACTACAAGGTCGCCGGGATGCAGACCCTCCTCAACGCGGTACGGGACACCGGCGCCACCAATGTGGTCATGACCGGCGGCCTGACCTGGACCAACGACCTCACCCAGTGGCTGACCTACAAGCCGGTCGACCCGGCCGGCAACCTGATGGCTTCATGGCACTCGTACAACTTCAACGCCTGCGTGACGGCGGCCTGTTGGGACAGTCAGATCGGCGCGGTTGCGGCCCAGGTGCCGGTCACGGCCGGCGAGGTCGGCCAGAACACCTGCGCCCACGACTATCTCGACCAGGTGACGGACTGGGCGGACAGCAAGGGTGTCGGCTACCTGGCCTGGACGTGGAATCCGTGGGGGGTGTGCGCCGGCAGCGGCAATGACCTGATCGCCGACTGGAACGGCACGCCCACCAGCACGTACGGCGAGGCGTACAAGGCGCACTTGCTCACGCAGAATCCGACCTGACCTGACCTGACGCGGCGCGCGAAAACGGCCTGCCGGACCCCTCGGGGCCCGGCAGGCCGTTCGCTTTCGAGCGCTGGAGACTCAGCCGATGCGGCCGGCGAAGTCCGGGGTGTAGTTGGAGATCGTGTCGTAGATGACGCCGGAGCTCGGGTTGGCGGCCTGCACGAACTTGCCGTCGCCGATGTAGATGCCCACGTGGTAGACACCGGCGTCGGTGCCGTCCGAGGACCAGAACAGCAGGTCGCCCGCCTGCAGCGAGTCGAGCGAGACGTGCGTGCTGGCCGCGGCCTGGTCGTTGGCCACGCGCGGGATCGAGATGCCGGCCTTGGCGAGCGCGGCCTGGGTCAGGCCGGAGCAGTCCCAGCCGGAGGTGTCGGAGCCGCCGTAGACGTACGGGGTGCCGATTTGCGACTCGGCGTAGGCGGTCGCGGCGGCCATGGTGCCGGACGCGGTGGTGCTGCTGGAGCTCGACGTGGTCGAGGTGGAGGTCGAGGCCGACGAGGCGGACGAGGAGCTCGACGAAGTCGAAGCGCTGTCCGACGACGTCGAGGAGCTCGTGTCGGAGGAGGAGCTGCTGCTGGTGGCGGTTCCGGTGAGCTTCAGCACCTGGCCGGGGTAGATGTGGTCGGCGCCGTCGGTCAGTTCGGACTTGTTGAGCTCGTAGAGCTTCTCCCAGCCGCCGCTGACGTTCTTCTTCTTGGCGATGCCGGAGAGCCAGTCGCCCGCCGCGACGGTGTACGTCCCGGCGCTCTTGGCGGAGCTCGTGGAGGTGGCGGTCGCCTGGGTCGCGGACGCGGAGGCGGTCGTGGCCTGCGCCGGGGCGGCGGACGCGGTGGTCGCGGAGACCAGCGGGATGGCCAGGCCGACCCCGGCGAGGCTCATTCCGGCGACCAGGCGGTGGACGCGGGTGCGGCGGGGCCTGCGTGCGGTCACGTCATTCGTGGGCAGCATGAATCTGCGTTCCTCTCCCACGCCTGCGAGGTGAGCTGTCGGATTCGGGCTGGAGCTGCCCGGCCGTGCGCTGCACGGCTTCACCCCTAGCCGCGATCGCTGGATCGCGGCGACTTACCTGGGTCCCCCGCTCCTGCCGTGGTGCGGTGCGTTGATGTCCTGACCTCTCCGGCGGCAGGACTCGGCGTTCCGGAGAGATTGGTTCCGCTTGAGTGCGGAGGTTGCACGCTAAACAGGTCGTGAGGAAATGCGCAAACCCCAATGGAATTGCTCACATTGACCGCGAGCGGCCCACAGATTGCTCACAGCTGGGTGTGCATGGGCGGATTGTCCCCGGTGGCTTCGCGGGCGATCTGCTCGAACTGGGCGCCCATCGCGGCGGAGAGCGCCTGGGCTGCCGACAGGGGGCGGACCATGACCGTGAAGTCGTCGATGAGGCCGTCCTCGTCCAGGTGGAGGAAGTCGCAGCCGGTGATCGCGCGGTCGCCCACGCGGGCCTCGAAGACCAGGGCGTGGTCGCGGCCGTCTGTGCTGTTGATCTCCTTCACGTAATGGAAGTCCTCGAAGACCCGGGTGACGCCGCGCAGGATCGCCGCCGTCATGGCCTTGCCGGGGTACGGCTTGAAGGCGACCGGGCTGGTGAAGACCACGTCCTCGGCCAGGAGCGCCTCGATCGCGGTGTGGTCGCCCGCTTCTACGGCCGTGCGGAAGGGGAGCATGCTCGTCACCTCATGGTCAATTTGTTGAATAGGTGCGAGTAACAGTAATCGCATCGATGTAGCGTGTCCATATGTCCCTGAAGTACGCGGTGCTCGGCGCACTCCTGGAAGGCGAGGCGTCCGGCTACGACCTCGCGAAGATCTTCGACGTCTCCGTGTCGAACTTCTGGGCGGCGACGCCCCAGCAGCTCTACCGAGAACTGGAGCGCCTGGCCGCCGACGGGCTCATCGAGGCGCGGGTCGTGCCGCAGGAGCGCCGGCCGAACAAGCGGATGTTCACGCTGTCCGCGACCGGCAGGGCGGATCTCGCCGCCTTCACCGCGAAGGAGCCCCGGCCCACCGCCGCCCGCGACGAGCTGATGGTGAAGGTGCAGGCCCTGGACGTCGGCGACGTCGACGCCGTGCGCGGTCACATCGAGGAGCGCATCGGCTGGGCGCAGGGCAAGCTCGCCCGCTACGAGCGCGTACGGCAGCACCTCCTCGGCGAGTTGAGCGAGGAGGAGTTCCTGCGCGACAGCGACCGGATCGGGCCCTATCTGACGCTGATGCGCGGCATGTTCTTCGAGGAGGAGAACCTGCGCTGGGGGCGCCGGGCCCTGGAGATCCTGGACCGGCGCACCGCAGCGCGACGCGGACAGCTGCCGTGATCCGCGAGGTCCGCGGATCACGGCAGCACCTGGCCCGGGCTAGCCGGCCTTCACTCCGTCCGGTACGGGTGCGTAACCCGTCGGACGGGTGGTGAAGGTTCCGCGGCCCTGGGTACGGCTGCGGAGCCGGGACGCGTAGCCGAACAGTTCGGCCAGCGGGACCGTGGCCGTGACCACCGCCGTCGCACCCCTCACCGTCGAGCCCGACACCCTGCCGCGCCGGGCCGCGAGATCGCCGAGCACCGAGCCCACGGCGTCCTCGGGCACGGTCACCGTGACCTCGGCGACCGGCTCCAGGAGCGCCATCGCCGCAGACCGCAGCGCCTCGCGGAGCGCGAGGCGGCCCGCCGTACGGAACGCCAGGTCGGAGGAGTCCTTGGCGTGGGTCGCACCGTCCGTCAGGACGACCCGCACCCCCGTCACCGGATGCCCGCCGAGCGGACCCGCGGTCAGCGCGTCACGGCAGCCGGACTCCACCGCGCGCACGAACTCGCGCGGCACCCTGCCCCCGGTCACCGTCGACTCGAAGGTGAAGTGCCCGGCGTCGTACGGCAGGACGTCGAGGACGATCTGGGCGAACTGGCCCGCCCCGCCGTCCTGTTTGACGTGCCGGAAGGTCAGGTCCGACACGCCCCGTACGACCGTCTCCCGGTACGACACCCGCGGCCGGCCCACCGTCACGTCCAGCGTGTGGGCGCGACGGAGCTTCTCCACCGCGACTTCGAGGTGGAGTTCACCCATGCCCGAGAGCAGGGTCTGGCCGGTCTCCGGATCGGTCCGCGCGCGCAGCGACGGGTCCTCCTCGGTGAGGCGGGCCAGCGCGTCGGCGAGCCGGCCGGTGTCCGTGCCGCGTACCGCCTCGACCGCGACCGAGACGACCGGATCGGGTACGACCGGAGGCTCCAGGAGCAGCGGAGCATCCGGTGCGCACAGGGTCGCCCCCGAGCGCGCGGCCTTCACCCCGGCCACGGCGACGATGTCCCCGGCCACCGCCAGCTCCGCCTCCGCGTGCCGGTCGGCCTGCACCCGTACGATCCGCCCGATGCGCTCGGTACGGCCCGCGCCCGTGTCCAGCACGAGGTCCCCCTTCCTGATCGTTCCCGTGTACACCCGCAGATAGGTGAGGCGGCCCGTCGGGGTCGCCGCCACCTTGAAGACGAGCCCGGCGAAGGGCTCCGCCGGGTCGGCGGCGGCCCGGCCCGGTACCGGTGGTACGTCGAGCGGCGACGGCAGGTACGCCGTCACCGCGTCGAGGAGCGGTTCGATGCCGACGTTGCGGTACGCCGCACCGCACAGCACCACCACGCCGCCGCCGTCCGCCCCGAGCGTGATCGCTCGCAGCGCGGCGGCGAGCGTCTCGTCGCTGAGCGCGGAGTCGTGGACGTACTCCTCCAGGGCCTTCGCGTCCAGACCGGCCACGGCCTCGTCGAGTACGGCACGACGCACTCGCGCCTCCGCCAACAGCCCGTCGGGCACGGGCTGTTGGGCGTACGCACCGTCCCAGGTCAGCGCCCGCATCCGTACGAGATCCACGACACCCGTGAAACCGGACTCGCGCCCGACGGGCAGCTGCACGACCAGCGGGACGGTGCCCAGCCGGTCGCGGATCGAGGCAACCGCCGTGTCGAGGTCGGCCCCGGCACGGTCCAGCTTGTTGACGAACGCGATCCGCGGAACGCCGTACCGGTCGGCCTGCCGCCACACCGACTCGGACTGCGGCTCCACGCCCGCGACCGCGTCGAACACCGCGACCGCGCCGTCGAGTACACGCAGCGCGCGCTCCACCTCGTCGGCGAAGTCGACGTGCCCTGGTGTGTCGATCAGGTTGATCCGGTGACCGGCCCAGTCGCAGCTGACAGCGGCCGCGGAGATGGTGATCCCGCGGTCGCGCTCCTGCGGATCGAAGTCGGTGACGGTCGTGCCGTCGTGGACCTCGCCGAGAC
The sequence above is drawn from the Streptomyces sp. NBC_01465 genome and encodes:
- a CDS encoding L-fucose/L-arabinose isomerase family protein, whose amino-acid sequence is MTTPARTPAVARRPRIGLVAGGLGAYWPQFPALLPQLERSAARVAARMQEFDAEVVDVGFISDAQDGAAAAEKLRAADCDLIVGFLTTYMTATMLLPVAQRSGAPVLLINLQPTEAMDHDSFDTGDWLAYCGACPLPEMANAFERAGVAFRSVSGHLDDERAWERIGRWIRAAGVRSVLRRGRHGLMGHLYPGMYDVSTDLTMVPGRLGGHVEVVEFDDLRVRVEQIKDDEVEAKLAETRRVFDLADSVDADDLRWAARVSAGLDRLVADFDLDSLAYYHRGLGGDILERLGAGVILGASLLTARGIPACGEYELRTSLAMLIADRLGAGGSFTELQALNFRDGVVEMGHDGPGHLAISRGRPLLRGLGVYHGKRGWGVSVEFDVRPGPVTLLGLGQTREGAYKLVASEGTVVEGPLLKIGNTTSRVDFGADPGEWTDAWSASGVGHHWALSTGRLLPDLRALASLTGLDLVEITL
- a CDS encoding DUF6247 family protein, whose translation is MTTAAHDAGVVPPMPERNPKALRAAIAQYAPKLLVDFDRHWRRDIADAYDLAPVPAFMARWWSEYALSRDPRLEATVHRLEDEAAKEPDYTRAKALIEEAGHIRRTAAQVNPGQ
- a CDS encoding cellulase family glycosylhydrolase gives rise to the protein MRHRRFRIASGLAATLLIAAGTAAVPSSASAATAGCEVAYLNLSTWQSTPTSGGFNTTLAIKNLGDPTTRWKLTFTMPSGQTATGGWNATFAGATSVTATDAGWNGTIATGQTSSSVGLQGEWTRTAAGTSPPNPLPQPADFALNGVPCTGAPSENKPPSVNLTSPQDGASFEAPATIGLAATASDADGSVGRVEFLNGSTVIGSDTTAPYAFAWTNVTRGNYALSARAVDDDGATTTSAPAKVAVTGQDAGGPAPALHVSGNQLRTASGATYRLLGVNRSGGEYACFQGKPVFDGPADQASVDAMKAWNIHAVRLPLNEECWLGTADVPADGVSGEAYRQAVKDYADLLVANGINPILDLHWTYGQYGGPGAGCADAKATCQKPMPDAQYTPAFWTQVAQMFKGNDAVVFDLFNEPYPDAANNWSDATEAWTCLRDGGTCTGIDYKVAGMQTLLNAVRDTGATNVVMTGGLTWTNDLTQWLTYKPVDPAGNLMASWHSYNFNACVTAACWDSQIGAVAAQVPVTAGEVGQNTCAHDYLDQVTDWADSKGVGYLAWTWNPWGVCAGSGNDLIADWNGTPTSTYGEAYKAHLLTQNPT
- a CDS encoding C40 family peptidase, yielding MLPTNDVTARRPRRTRVHRLVAGMSLAGVGLAIPLVSATTASAAPAQATTASASATQATATSTSSAKSAGTYTVAAGDWLSGIAKKKNVSGGWEKLYELNKSELTDGADHIYPGQVLKLTGTATSSSSSSDTSSSTSSDSASTSSSSSSASSASTSTSTTSSSSSTTASGTMAAATAYAESQIGTPYVYGGSDTSGWDCSGLTQAALAKAGISIPRVANDQAAASTHVSLDSLQAGDLLFWSSDGTDAGVYHVGIYIGDGKFVQAANPSSGVIYDTISNYTPDFAGRIG
- a CDS encoding nuclear transport factor 2 family protein, translating into MLPFRTAVEAGDHTAIEALLAEDVVFTSPVAFKPYPGKAMTAAILRGVTRVFEDFHYVKEINSTDGRDHALVFEARVGDRAITGCDFLHLDEDGLIDDFTVMVRPLSAAQALSAAMGAQFEQIAREATGDNPPMHTQL
- a CDS encoding PadR family transcriptional regulator; its protein translation is MSLKYAVLGALLEGEASGYDLAKIFDVSVSNFWAATPQQLYRELERLAADGLIEARVVPQERRPNKRMFTLSATGRADLAAFTAKEPRPTAARDELMVKVQALDVGDVDAVRGHIEERIGWAQGKLARYERVRQHLLGELSEEEFLRDSDRIGPYLTLMRGMFFEEENLRWGRRALEILDRRTAARRGQLP
- the fusA gene encoding elongation factor G translates to MRTPLLPLSSVRNLGILAHVDAGKTTVTERFLFLTGAIHRLGEVHDGTTVTDFDPQERDRGITISAAAVSCDWAGHRINLIDTPGHVDFADEVERALRVLDGAVAVFDAVAGVEPQSESVWRQADRYGVPRIAFVNKLDRAGADLDTAVASIRDRLGTVPLVVQLPVGRESGFTGVVDLVRMRALTWDGAYAQQPVPDGLLAEARVRRAVLDEAVAGLDAKALEEYVHDSALSDETLAAALRAITLGADGGGVVVLCGAAYRNVGIEPLLDAVTAYLPSPLDVPPVPGRAAADPAEPFAGLVFKVAATPTGRLTYLRVYTGTIRKGDLVLDTGAGRTERIGRIVRVQADRHAEAELAVAGDIVAVAGVKAARSGATLCAPDAPLLLEPPVVPDPVVSVAVEAVRGTDTGRLADALARLTEEDPSLRARTDPETGQTLLSGMGELHLEVAVEKLRRAHTLDVTVGRPRVSYRETVVRGVSDLTFRHVKQDGGAGQFAQIVLDVLPYDAGHFTFESTVTGGRVPREFVRAVESGCRDALTAGPLGGHPVTGVRVVLTDGATHAKDSSDLAFRTAGRLALREALRSAAMALLEPVAEVTVTVPEDAVGSVLGDLAARRGRVSGSTVRGATAVVTATVPLAELFGYASRLRSRTQGRGTFTTRPTGYAPVPDGVKAG